In Puntigrus tetrazona isolate hp1 chromosome 7, ASM1883169v1, whole genome shotgun sequence, the following are encoded in one genomic region:
- the haus6 gene encoding LOW QUALITY PROTEIN: HAUS augmin-like complex subunit 6 (The sequence of the model RefSeq protein was modified relative to this genomic sequence to represent the inferred CDS: inserted 2 bases in 1 codon) produces the protein MSKLQKTNGKYLWWCLLCLEFRPDTVSKNMKHLNLGMNMFDKPNKEAFYVVIHFLFNKLNPTRAQEVFRHCWPIWDRKGDAEFRKVAFSWLQEIASEEGNAFPKVATSHLLSAFGPRFINLMLHLSKHVMLKTLKTFTTDDTWVPEAAAVPASSKELEMKRFHLVKRQFQRVTVEQDVFIQDYQKRAKGLETSLRDLDAEDAKYDHLLKEHDCETDLKEDIHAKNRKVRGFWTETDRVLSPLEVDRKVVESVIHGQVDQYILGAQDLSVKIPALLRERMESLSHQSSVGSLYKGGQPVLLCLLALLNEGLHILSEEREKXDRPRVQLQHQDLQEHALLFSRSKENLKLIRRKLIKENASELKVSIRRLEEDWENKWAECLKKTPLITSLKEDPVLDFVSPMAPLSFEPASKASFEASIILQYPYRLDELPSQRKLEKMEAEIHLEPEVHMEPEMKIISEEDDHKGVLLFSDSCFSPKPVTCDAPPCETPLTYPIKMKSVTQTPSPIQASYRRNLHSKMKTSVLKNKAEILDLECDNLASQFAEAVILSPVNGRSDVDLGQLLNVISDPFSARKQLCRTPESLIKDVRSSWRKAVEEGMAEKKQATWNPQDSLSWLKTPMAEVTGPCTRPSPEPSLLSSVTFAHCTPPVQQGSSLNSTVPWDSSQLEALNSQRSSDVINFSIAQEELPYLFEDDLSFNSDCSAEVRSNKEREEELIRSPVESDSLDGKTAQVCNEASLDKSPFYDCNIEKTPVHSRKSPGQWTDERLFSLDLDKLESFSPPRPAGNLTLPSLVNVTLDEY, from the exons ATGTCtaaattacagaaaacaaaCGGTAAATACTTGTGGTGGTGTCTCCTGTGCCTCGAGTTCAGACCGGACACAGTTagcaaaaacatgaaacatctCAATCTAGGAAT gAACATGTTTGATAAACCAAACAAAGAGGCGTTCTacgttgtcatccactttttatttaataaactgaatCCCACACGTGCCCAAGAGGTTTTCAG ACACTGCTGGCCAATTTGGGATCGCAAAGGTGATGCTGAGTTTCGAAAGGTGGCTTTTTCATGGCTCCAAGAGATAGCG agCGAAGAAGGTAATGCTTTTCCTAAGGTGGCCACCTCACATTTACTCTCTGCTTTTGGACCACGGTTTATCAACTTGATGCTCCACTTATCTAAACATGTCATGCTGAAAACACTGAAGACGTTTACGACAG ATGACACTTGGGTCCCTGAAGCTGCTGCTGTTCCAGCGAGTTCAAAGGAGCTGGAGATGAAAAGATTTCACCTGGTGAAGAGACAATTCCAGAGAGTGACTGTTGAGCAGGACGTTTTCATTCAAGACTACCAGAAAAGAGCTAA aggTTTGGAGACATCTTTGAGGGACCTTGATGCAGAAGATGCCAAATATGATCACTTGCTAAA AGAACATGACTGTGAAACAGATTTAAAAGAAGACATTCATGCAAAAAACCGAAAG GTGCGAGGCTTTTGGACTGAGACAGACAGAGTCTTATCCCCCCTTGAAGTAGATCGAAAAGTGGTGGAGAGTGTGATACATGGACAGGTAGACCAGTACATCTTGGGTGCACAGGACTTGAGCGTGAAGATACCTGCGCTTCTGCGTGAGAGGATGGAGAGCTTATCCCACCAG TCTAGTGTTGGTAGCTTATATAAAGGAGGGCAGCCTGTCCTTTTGTGTTTGCTGGCGCTTCTAAATGAGGGATTACACATCCTaagtgaggagagagagaa tgataGGCCCCGTGTACAGCTCCAACACCAAGACCTCCAAGAGCATGCCTTGCTCTTCAGCCGCTCAAAAGAAAACCTCAAGCTTATAAG GCGGAAACTAATCAAAGAGAATGCATCAGAGCTGAAGGTCTCCATTAGGAGGCTGGAGGAGGACTGGGAGAACAAGTGGGCAGAATGCTTGAAAAAAACACCTCTGATCACTTCTCTTAAAGAGGATCCT GTTCTTGACTTCGTCTCCCCAATGGCTCCTCTCTCTTTTGAGCCAGCTTCTAAGGCTAGCTTTGAGGCTAGTATCATCTTACAATATCCATATAGACTAGATG AACTGCCATCACAAAGAAAACTGGAGAAAATGGAGGCAGAAATCCATTTGGAACCAGAAGTCCACATGGagccagaaatgaaaat CATTTCTGAGGAAGATGACCATAAAGGGGTCTTGCTGTTCTCTGACAGCTGCTTTTCTCCAAAACCAGTGACTTGTGATGCACCACCATGTGAAACTCCTTTGACCTACCCAATTAAAATGAAGTCTGTGACTCAGACACCCAGTCCAATACAG GCTTCCTACAGGAGAAATCTGCATTCTAAGATGAAGACCTCGGTCTTAAAGAACAAGGCTGAAATTCTAGATTTGGAGTGTGACAACTTGGCAAGTCAA tttgcTGAGGCTGTGATTTTGAGTCCAGTCAATGGAAGGAGTGACGTGGACCTAGGACAGTTATTAAATGTCATATCAGATCCCTTTTCAGCAAGGAAACAGCTGTGCCGCACCCCTGAGAGTCTGA TCAAAGATGTGAGAAGTTCATGGAGAAAAGCTGTGGAGGAAGGCATGGCTGAGAAGAAACAAGCTACTTGGAATCCACAAGACAGCCTCTCTTGGCTTAAGACGCCCATGGCTGAGGTGACTGGCCCTTGCACCAGACCAAGTCCAGAACCGTCCCTATTATCTTCTGTTACTTTTGCCCATTGCACTCCTCCTGTCCAGCAGGGGTCATCCCTCAACTCAACTGTGCCATGGGACTCCTCACAACTGGAGGCTCTTAACAGCCAAAGGTCAAGTGATGTTATTAACTTCAGCATTGCTCAAGAAGAGCTCCCATACCTCTTTGAGGATGACTTGTCATTTAATAGTGATTGCTCAGCAGAGGTGCGTAGTAACAAGGAGCGAGAGGAAGAACTTATCCGGTCTCCTGTTGAATCTGATTCTCTTGATGGAAAAACTGCTCAGGTGTGCAATGAGGCCTCTTTAGATAAATCTCCTTTCTACGACTGTAATATTGAGAAGACCCCGGTACATTCGAGGAAGAGCCCAGGCCAGTGGACTGATGAGAGGCTTTTCTCTCTTGATTTGGACAAGCTCGAGAGTTTTTCCCCTCCTCGTCCTGCAGGGAACCTCACCCTGCCCAGTTTAGTGAATGTGACGCTAGATGAATACTAG
- the LOC122348764 gene encoding LOW QUALITY PROTEIN: oligosaccharyltransferase complex subunit ostc-like (The sequence of the model RefSeq protein was modified relative to this genomic sequence to represent the inferred CDS: inserted 1 base in 1 codon) codes for METLFSLPFTVLECPNIKLKKPSWLHMPSAMTVYAVVIVSYFLITGGIIYDVIVEPXSVGSMTDEHGHQRPVAFLAYRVNGQYIMEGLASSFLFTMGGLGFIILDRSNAPNIPKLNRFLLLFIGFVSVLLSFFMARVFMRMKLPGYLMG; via the exons ATGGAGACTCTCTTTAGCCTACCGTTCACCGTACTGGAATGTCCGAACATCAAACTCAAAAAACCCTCATGGCTACATATGCCTTCTGCAATGACCGTATATGCCGTCGTGATCGTTTCATATTTTCTCATTACCGGTG GCATCATATATGATGTGATCGTTGAAC CAAGTGTGGGATCCATGACGGATGAGCACGGGCACCAGAGGCCAGTGGCTTTCCTGGCGTACAG AGTGAATGGACAGTACATTATGGAGGGGTTGGCTTCCAGCTTCCTCTTCACCATGGGAGGCCTTGGCTTCATCATTTTGGATCGGTCTAATGCGCCCAACATTCCCAAGCTCAACCGTTTCCTTCTGCTCTTCATCGGCTTCGTCAGTGTGCTTCTGAGCTTCTTTATGGCCAGAGTCTTCATGAGAATGAAACTACC tgGTTATCTCATGGGTTAA